One region of Peribacillus simplex genomic DNA includes:
- the gntK gene encoding gluconokinase, whose translation MKHSGYMMGIDIGTTSTKVVLFSKRGEVVHSCSKGYPLHSPTPSVAEQDPEEIYKAVIISIGEVMIASGIEKDELGFISFSSAMHSLIAMGKDGNPLTNSITWADNRSVSYAEKLKASEQGMQLYHRTGTPIHPMSPITKVMWLRNEHPGVFNETDKFIGIKEYIIYKFFNEYVMDYSLASATGMFNLNDLKWDEEALTIAGIGADKLPTLVPTTHTLSGLSEELAAKMNIRAGTPFVIGASDGVLANLGQNAIKPGVLAVTIGTSGAVRTVSDRPITDPKGRTFCYALTENHWIIGGPVNNGGITFRWARDQLGRVEIEKAKASGQDSYEILTDMASNIAPGSDGLIFHPYMAGERAPLWSADARGSFFGLALHHTRDHMVRAVLEGVMYNLYSVLLAVRELTGAPKKIHASGGFVRSKLWRQIMADIFNQNVTIPESFESSSLGAAVLGLYALGEIESLDEVEGMIGETNELVPSEENVKVYEELMSIYLSVSRQLEGDYKRIADFQRRHLE comes from the coding sequence ATGAAACATTCAGGTTATATGATGGGAATCGATATTGGTACGACGAGTACGAAGGTTGTTCTTTTTTCAAAAAGGGGGGAAGTTGTCCATTCTTGTTCGAAGGGATACCCTCTTCACAGTCCAACTCCTTCCGTTGCGGAACAAGATCCCGAAGAAATTTATAAAGCGGTCATCATTTCTATAGGCGAGGTCATGATTGCAAGCGGTATAGAAAAGGATGAACTGGGTTTCATATCGTTCAGTTCGGCTATGCATAGCTTGATCGCCATGGGGAAAGACGGTAATCCGCTAACGAATAGCATTACTTGGGCGGATAATCGAAGTGTTTCTTATGCGGAGAAATTGAAGGCTTCTGAACAGGGGATGCAATTGTATCATAGGACTGGAACACCCATTCACCCAATGTCCCCAATCACGAAAGTAATGTGGTTAAGAAATGAGCATCCTGGGGTTTTTAACGAAACGGACAAATTCATAGGAATTAAAGAATACATCATCTATAAATTTTTCAATGAGTACGTGATGGATTATTCGCTTGCATCTGCAACGGGCATGTTCAACTTGAATGACCTGAAGTGGGATGAAGAGGCACTTACCATTGCCGGTATTGGGGCTGACAAGCTGCCAACGCTTGTCCCTACAACGCATACCCTCTCAGGTTTAAGTGAGGAATTAGCTGCAAAAATGAACATTCGGGCAGGTACCCCGTTTGTGATTGGCGCGAGTGATGGTGTGCTTGCCAACCTAGGGCAAAACGCCATCAAGCCAGGAGTTCTGGCAGTGACAATCGGAACGAGCGGTGCGGTAAGAACCGTCAGTGACCGACCGATTACCGATCCGAAAGGCAGGACATTCTGCTATGCCCTTACTGAGAATCATTGGATAATCGGCGGACCGGTCAACAATGGGGGAATCACTTTCCGATGGGCACGCGATCAATTAGGCCGTGTGGAAATTGAAAAAGCCAAGGCATCGGGCCAGGATTCCTATGAGATACTGACGGATATGGCTTCCAATATCGCACCTGGATCCGATGGGCTAATATTCCACCCGTATATGGCTGGGGAACGGGCGCCATTATGGAGTGCCGATGCTAGGGGCTCCTTCTTTGGACTTGCGCTTCATCACACTCGTGATCATATGGTCCGGGCAGTGTTGGAGGGTGTGATGTATAACTTGTATAGTGTCCTTCTTGCTGTAAGGGAATTGACAGGTGCTCCCAAGAAAATTCATGCAAGCGGTGGATTTGTCCGCTCAAAGCTCTGGCGTCAAATCATGGCTGATATATTCAATCAGAACGTGACAATTCCTGAAAGCTTTGAGAGTTCGAGCTTAGGTGCGGCCGTACTTGGATTATACGCTTTAGGGGAAATAGAAAGCCTTGATGAGGTTGAGGGTATGATCGGTGAAACGAATGAACTTGTCCCAAGCGAAGAGAACGTTAAAGTGTATGAAGAATTAATGTCGATTTATTTATCCGTGAGCAGGCAATTGGAAGGCGACTACAAGCGGATTGCTGATTTCCAAAGACGTCATTTAGAATGA
- the ybaK gene encoding Cys-tRNA(Pro) deacylase, with amino-acid sequence MGASKTNAMRILDNKRIEYGMMSYDANDGKIDGITVADKIGKTPETVFKTLVTHSGPQQLYVFVIPVATELDLKKAAKAAGAKKIEMLAVKDLQKYTGYIRGGCSPIGMKKQYPTFIDESATNLPEIIVSGGRIGTQIVLKPSEFLEVTQAESVALIK; translated from the coding sequence ATGGGAGCAAGTAAAACGAATGCAATGCGAATTCTTGATAACAAACGTATAGAGTATGGCATGATGAGTTATGATGCCAATGATGGAAAAATCGACGGGATCACTGTTGCGGACAAAATTGGAAAAACTCCCGAAACCGTTTTTAAAACACTTGTTACCCATAGCGGACCGCAGCAGCTTTATGTATTCGTCATTCCTGTAGCCACCGAACTGGATTTGAAAAAAGCAGCAAAGGCGGCAGGTGCAAAAAAAATTGAAATGCTCGCGGTTAAAGACCTGCAAAAATATACAGGTTACATTCGGGGAGGCTGTTCACCGATCGGAATGAAAAAGCAATACCCGACCTTCATCGATGAAAGTGCAACCAACCTGCCTGAAATCATCGTAAGCGGAGGGCGGATCGGTACACAGATAGTTTTAAAACCGTCAGAGTTCCTGGAAGTCACACAAGCGGAATCTGTAGCCCTTATAAAATAG
- a CDS encoding MarR family winged helix-turn-helix transcriptional regulator — MSFHNGFFHHNLQFSRSFTKKLNEQLAKVDLFHSQWLIVYYLNQYGCSTLVEISTYLDVEKPTVTRTVNRLEELDLIEQIPGKDKRERRIQLTESGVRTFQEAKKVVEEFELQLMNGLAEEDREATLRTLIFLKEKLKQ, encoded by the coding sequence TTGTCCTTTCATAATGGTTTTTTTCATCATAACTTACAATTTTCAAGGTCATTTACCAAAAAGTTAAATGAACAATTGGCTAAGGTTGATCTTTTTCATTCCCAGTGGCTGATTGTATATTATCTGAATCAGTATGGCTGTTCTACGCTTGTTGAAATAAGCACTTATCTAGATGTGGAGAAGCCGACGGTAACCCGGACGGTAAACCGTTTGGAAGAACTTGATTTGATTGAACAAATCCCAGGAAAAGATAAGCGGGAACGGAGAATACAGTTAACGGAATCAGGTGTAAGGACTTTTCAAGAGGCCAAAAAAGTGGTTGAAGAGTTTGAACTTCAATTAATGAATGGTTTGGCTGAAGAGGATCGTGAGGCAACGTTACGAACTTTGATTTTCCTGAAGGAAAAATTAAAACAATAG
- a CDS encoding PRK06851 family protein, with product MTGKVMHYFAGGNTAKGFYSLYDSNLAGLERLFILKGGPGSGKSTIMKKIGQEWLDKDYDIEFLHCSSDNDSIDGVIIPALKIGLVDGTAPHVIEPKAPGAIEEYVNLGSAWNSQQLASERAAIIRLTNARSKSFEKAYALFAEALKIHDEWEDIYKANIDFVKLNGLTNKLIEGFYRDIVLNKKADVRHRFLGAATPKGAVDFVPNITEGVQKRYFLKGRPGSGKSTMLKKIAKAAEQRGFDVEVYHCGFDPHSLDMVIVREVGIAIFDSTSPHEYFPSCEGDEIIDIYKTAILPGTDEIYADQIKDVSSRYRTKMNEATASLAKAKELHDELEKIYVKAMDFTAIDDIQSDIHQQIIERAQEVDSHKILH from the coding sequence GTGACAGGAAAAGTGATGCATTATTTCGCTGGAGGCAATACGGCTAAAGGTTTTTATAGTTTATATGATTCCAATTTAGCAGGTTTGGAAAGATTATTCATATTAAAAGGCGGACCTGGTTCCGGTAAATCGACCATTATGAAAAAAATCGGCCAAGAATGGCTGGATAAAGACTATGACATCGAGTTTTTACATTGTTCGTCCGATAATGATTCCATTGATGGAGTAATCATACCGGCTTTGAAGATTGGACTCGTGGATGGGACAGCGCCGCATGTGATTGAGCCGAAGGCACCAGGGGCCATTGAGGAATATGTCAATCTAGGGTCTGCTTGGAATTCTCAGCAGCTGGCTTCCGAAAGAGCGGCAATCATAAGATTGACGAATGCGAGAAGCAAGAGTTTTGAAAAGGCATATGCCCTGTTCGCTGAAGCCTTGAAGATACATGATGAATGGGAAGACATTTATAAGGCAAATATTGATTTCGTTAAATTGAATGGGTTGACCAATAAATTGATAGAAGGCTTTTATAGAGATATCGTCCTTAACAAGAAGGCTGATGTTCGTCATCGGTTTTTAGGAGCCGCAACACCAAAGGGTGCAGTTGATTTCGTTCCTAATATTACTGAAGGAGTACAAAAACGGTACTTTTTAAAGGGGCGTCCGGGTTCCGGTAAATCAACGATGCTGAAAAAGATTGCAAAGGCTGCTGAGCAAAGAGGTTTTGATGTGGAAGTATATCATTGTGGTTTCGATCCGCATAGCTTGGACATGGTAATCGTCCGGGAAGTAGGGATTGCCATTTTTGACAGCACATCCCCTCATGAATACTTTCCGAGTTGTGAAGGTGATGAAATCATTGATATATATAAAACGGCCATCTTGCCAGGAACAGATGAAATTTATGCTGATCAGATAAAGGATGTTTCCTCCAGGTACAGGACGAAAATGAATGAAGCTACAGCAAGTCTTGCTAAAGCAAAAGAGCTGCATGACGAACTTGAAAAGATTTATGTGAAAGCGATGGACTTTACAGCAATCGATGACATTCAAAGCGACATTCACCAACAGATTATTGAACGGGCACAGGAAGTGGATAGCCACAAGATTCTACATTAA
- a CDS encoding PQQ-dependent sugar dehydrogenase: MKRWLLFFLMATLTLTGCNMNKDDSITQPKPDKEVTGTLGEDPDVLVTNLHSPWSIQKDGDTMYVSERTGTIVEWDKGKMTRQKVHLKKTLSAKAEAGLLGFLLTPDFSKSGQAFAYYTYEEGGDSINRIIILQKVGDNWQEKETLLDGIPSGEYHHGGRIKIGPDDKLYATTGDARKPEIAQGINSLGGKVLRMNLDGTIPKDNPFGNSYVYSYGHRNPQGLAWDESGQLYESEHGDSAHDELNKIDPGKNYGWPEIEGDEQKPDMVNPLIHSGEQTWAPSGMAYFDGKLYFAALRGESVKSYDVQSGKLTTIITGFGRIRDVSVDGEFLYFISNNTDGRGNPDEKDDKLYRVPLSRLKNMS; this comes from the coding sequence TTGAAAAGATGGCTCTTATTTTTCCTTATGGCTACATTGACTTTAACTGGCTGTAACATGAATAAAGATGACAGCATAACCCAGCCGAAGCCTGATAAAGAAGTGACGGGCACTTTAGGAGAAGATCCGGATGTGCTAGTAACGAACCTGCATTCCCCATGGTCGATTCAGAAGGATGGGGACACAATGTATGTATCAGAGCGGACAGGAACCATCGTAGAATGGGACAAGGGGAAGATGACAAGGCAAAAGGTCCATCTTAAAAAGACATTGTCCGCAAAAGCGGAAGCGGGATTACTTGGATTTTTGTTAACTCCCGATTTCTCCAAGAGCGGGCAAGCTTTCGCCTATTATACGTATGAAGAAGGCGGGGATTCCATCAATCGAATCATCATTTTACAAAAAGTTGGTGATAATTGGCAGGAGAAGGAGACCTTGCTTGACGGCATACCAAGCGGGGAATACCACCATGGTGGCCGGATCAAGATTGGACCGGATGATAAGCTATATGCAACAACAGGTGATGCAAGAAAGCCGGAGATCGCACAGGGTATTAATTCCTTAGGCGGGAAGGTTTTGCGCATGAATCTGGATGGCACCATTCCGAAAGATAATCCTTTCGGGAATTCATACGTTTATTCATACGGTCACCGCAATCCACAAGGTCTGGCGTGGGATGAATCTGGGCAGTTGTATGAAAGTGAGCACGGGGACTCGGCTCACGATGAATTAAATAAGATTGATCCAGGTAAGAACTACGGCTGGCCAGAAATAGAGGGCGATGAGCAAAAACCTGATATGGTAAATCCATTGATTCATTCCGGCGAGCAAACATGGGCCCCTTCTGGAATGGCCTATTTTGACGGAAAGCTTTATTTTGCTGCCTTAAGGGGCGAATCGGTTAAAAGTTATGATGTACAGAGCGGCAAGCTGACTACTATCATTACGGGTTTTGGGCGGATACGTGATGTATCCGTAGATGGAGAATTCCTTTATTTCATAAGCAACAATACGGATGGCCGAGGAAATCCTGATGAAAAGGATGATAAGCTTTATCGTGTGCCACTTTCCCGGTTAAAAAATATGTCCTGA
- a CDS encoding Cof-type HAD-IIB family hydrolase yields the protein MIKTIAIDMDGTLLNKMQKVSKENRDAIQKAQSEGVEVIIATGRSYVEARVALDEAGIVCPVICVNGAALFREDGKIAASNPMSAATASMVGEFLEEQGIYFEIYTSQGIYSKDYENAIAALVDVFVTANPEIDPERMRKFAEERLQLGQVTSISDYSELFRHSNVEYYKILSFSKDLSLLNQIASKLKGKGVTVTSSGRGNVEIMSGTAQKGTALETYVNEKAGLMRETMAIGDNYNDVSMFERVGLSVAMGNAPLDIQKLCDEVTGKNDESGVAEAILKVLKQSAY from the coding sequence TTGATAAAGACGATCGCAATTGATATGGACGGAACATTGTTAAACAAAATGCAAAAGGTCAGTAAGGAAAATAGAGACGCAATCCAGAAGGCGCAAAGTGAGGGAGTGGAAGTAATCATTGCTACTGGCAGATCTTATGTGGAAGCAAGGGTAGCTTTAGATGAAGCAGGCATCGTTTGTCCTGTCATCTGTGTAAATGGTGCTGCACTCTTCAGGGAGGATGGAAAGATTGCTGCTTCCAATCCAATGTCAGCCGCAACTGCTAGCATGGTAGGTGAATTCCTCGAAGAACAAGGAATTTATTTCGAAATATATACGAGTCAGGGAATCTATTCTAAAGACTATGAAAACGCAATAGCTGCATTGGTGGATGTATTTGTTACAGCCAATCCGGAGATTGACCCTGAGAGAATGAGGAAATTTGCAGAGGAGCGTTTACAGCTTGGACAGGTGACCTCCATTTCCGATTATTCCGAGTTATTCCGCCATTCAAATGTGGAATATTATAAAATTCTCAGCTTCTCAAAAGATTTAAGTTTATTAAATCAAATTGCTTCTAAATTGAAAGGAAAGGGAGTTACAGTCACTTCATCGGGACGGGGAAATGTGGAAATCATGAGTGGGACAGCTCAAAAAGGTACGGCACTTGAAACTTATGTAAATGAAAAAGCCGGCTTGATGCGGGAAACCATGGCCATTGGGGATAATTATAATGATGTATCCATGTTTGAACGGGTAGGTTTGTCTGTTGCAATGGGAAATGCCCCGCTCGATATTCAAAAACTGTGTGATGAAGTAACAGGTAAGAATGATGAATCCGGTGTAGCGGAGGCCATTTTAAAGGTACTTAAACAGTCAGCCTATTAA